TGCCTTTTCTGTAAAGTCTATGTACGCGGACTTTATGGATGGGCAAACGGTATTTCGTCGAAAATATATTTGGAAGTTAAAGATTCCCTCCAAAGTCAAAAAATTTATGTGGTTCCTAGATCGGCAGGTTATTTTAACTAAAGACAATCTTGCGAAGCGGAATTGGCAAGGGAGTTTAAAATGTTGCTTCTGTGATGCTGATGAGAGCATTCAACATCTTTTTCTCTCCTGCCCTCTTGCTCGTATTATTTGGCGCAtcatttttattacttttaaTCTTCCACCCCCGACATCAATTACTAATTTGTTTGGTAACTGGCTGGGGTAGAGAAAAAACTTAAAGCTCATATGCGGATGGGAGTTTCGGTTTTCTGTTGGGCTATCTGGAATTGCAGGAATGATGTGGTTTTTAATCGATCCAGAGTTTACaactttttgcaggttatcttcAAAGCTACGCACTGGATCCGTTTTTGGGCTTTCTTGCTCCCTGTGCACCTGCGGGGACTTATAGATATTGGATGCAACCGGCTGGAGACGGTATCTCGGGATATCTTCAACCGGGCTGTCTGGCGGTGTACTAGACACCTTCAATTATAGATTCGTCATGATTGATGTTTTTAGCTGGCTTATTTTTGTATCCACGATCGCTTGTCGGTGATTTGTAACACCTACTCTTTATAACTTTACAATaaaaatggctgtgtgcatccaTTGATGCAAAGGCCGGGGTTTCCAccccttttcggaaaaaaaagtaatacAGTCCTAATTAACTACTCCATGCTTCCTCCGTCCGATATcgagtgacttaaatttgacaaatatgaatgtatctatactaaAAGCCGTCAGTATTTAACTTGTGTCAAGCTGATTCTCCCCGTCATGTTGctcgaagaaaaaaagttgtcTCCTCCATCACATATTCACGTACATGACGCCTAGGTACATCCGTCCATGTATATAACCCCGGCCGGTCCCATGCTAAGCACTTTATGCTAAGAgctgtctttttttctttttgagatgAATTTATGCTAAGAGCTGTTGGTACACATAGCCACTGAGGACACACAACTTATCAGAGAATCAACGACAATGCCACACACGTACACACATATACTGATCTGATGAGATGTACATATGCCCACCAATCCGTAAGTTCATCCCATCGGACAAGACTCATCGGCCGGTCGGGCGGACAAGCTGCGATAACACCACGCTGTTGGCGATGTCCTCCTCGTCCATGTCCTCGCAGATGAGCGACAGCGCGGCCGCGTTGGCGGCCATGCTGTCCGCCATGGACGGCGgggtgctgccgctgctgctgctgccgacgCTGTCGCCGCCTTCCGGCTTCCCGCCGTTCTCGAATGTCTCCTGCATCTGCAGCGCGAACTCGAGGTTCCACAACACGTCCCCCATGGACGGCCTGTCCACGCCGTGGTCGGCAAGGCACTTCTCGGCCGTCTCGGCGAACTTCTTCATGCAGTCCGGCGCGATTTTCCCCTTGAGCAACGGGTCCACGATGTCCTGCAGCGTCCCTTTACGCTGGCAGCTCAATGCGTGGTCAGCGAGGCTGACTTGCTCCCTCGGCAAGCTCGGGTTCAATGCTGGCCGCGCGCAGAGCACCTCGAAGAGCACCACGCCGAAGGAGTACACGTCCGACTTCTCCGTcagctgctgccgccggaAGTACTCCGGGTCCAGGTACCCGAAGCTTCCCTTCACCATGGTGCTCACGTGTGACTGGTTCTGTGCCGTGGGGCCGGTCTTGGAGAGCCCGAAGTCGGAGACCTTGGCCACCCACTTCTCGTCCACCAGGATGTTGGTCGTCTTGACGTCCCGATGGATGATCGTGTACTTGGCTCCCGTGTGGAGGTAATGGAGCCCTCGGGCGGCGCCGATGACGATCTCCAGACGCTGCTTCCACAGCAGCGGCGGCTTGCCGCTCTTGTAGAGGTGCTCCCGGAGCGTGCCGTGCGCCATGTAGTCGTACACGAGGATCAtctcgccgtcgtcctcgcAGCACCCGATGAGCGACACCAGGTGCTTGTGCCTCAGCTTGGACAGCATCTCGATCTCCGTCTGGAACTCCATCACGCCTTGCTCGGACGAGGGATTGCTCCGTTTAATGGCCACTTTGGTGTCCCCGTCCACGACGCCCTTGTACACTTTCCCGAACCCGCCAACGCCGATCACCAACCCTTCGTCGAAGTTCTTGGTGGCCGACTTGATCTCCGGGAACGAGAAGTGCCGGCACATGGCCGTGATGTTCGGGTTGAGCGCCGCGCTCCTGCTTCCCGAAGACGCGTTCGTGTGCGAGTTCCCTCCGTATACCGGAAGCCATCCGGAAGAGTGCGACGGGCTGCTGCTGAGCGCCCTGTTCTTCTTGGTTTGATACACCACCAAGCATATGGCTGCCACGATCCCCAACGCCGCGGCGCCACCCGCGGCGCCCCCGATCAGCGTGGCCTGGAGGTTGCTAGGCTTGGCCCTGAACTTCCCCTGCTCCACCTCTGACTCCATCAGCATCTTCGACGGGTCAGGGTTCGGCCCGGCCAGGTTGCCGGACCCGTCGCTCATCTTGAAGATCTCGAGCCCATTGAGGATCGCGTCGAAGAACTGCGGCTTGGAGTCGACGTCAGGGTGCAGCGCGAGCCACAGGATCTTGTCCCCTGGCATGTCGGGCATGAACACCGCGTAGTCTTTGAACACCGGCACGTCCTTGGCCGACGACCAGCCGATGATGTCGGCGTTGTCCTGGGCCGTCTTGTTGTTGATGTAGATGTCGAACACGACCTGGTTCACCTTGTCGACACGGAGCCCGCAGAAGTGGAGCCGGAGCACGTAGGTGAAGTTGGCGTCCACCTCGAAGACCCACGTGaggttgttgttcttgttcacCCTGCCGTCTGGGCCCATGGAGCGGCTGGTGATGTAGAcgtccgccggcgccgcgaaCTCCCCCTCGGGGCTCGGGTACTTGATCGGGAACGTGTCGTTGGGCTCGAAGGTGACGCCCGTGGCGGCTCCGTAGATGTAGGGCGTGTCGTCGAACCACTCGCGCGAGAGCCCGGAGTCGTTGGTCGACGCGACGTATGCCCCGCCAACGTTGAGCCGGTACATGGTCTGGAGGCTTCCGGCGGCCAAGTCCACGGTCTGGCTGTCCAGGCCGACCAATGTAGCCGGCTCGGCAAAGATATTCGGCATCGAGATAATCTCGATGCCGTTCACGAAGGCGTACGACGCGTTGTTCATTGCTGTGGGGGTGAATTTCAGCGAAATGGAGCCGGTGGTTGAAGGTGGGAGCGTGAACTCCCTTACTATGTAGGCCTGGCTTAGGGCCTTGACCGTGATGTAGACGCTGAAGTTGCGAAGAAGCGTGATGCCGCTGGCGGTGGACACCGAGAAGAAGAATTGCTCTGCGGGGAGGTCATGGTAAGCTGCCGGGTAGAAATGGAGCCTAACCCAGTGCCGGTCGGCGTCTGCCACGGGGAATGTGTACACGGCTTCCTTGGTGAACACCCGTGCCGACATGTACGGCACGGGCGACGGGAGCGATGGGTCCTGGGCGTCCGCGGCTGCCATCATGGAAGACttcccgccgtcgccgagccACTTGCTGTCCTTGTCCATGACCCATTTCCTCCCCTGAGCATCCTGGCCATCCTTCTCTGACCCACAATCCACTAGAATGGTCTCGGTTGGCTCGTACTTTTCCGCGTCACAGAATAACAGCACCCATGATATTACCAAGAGGAGCTCAGCGAGGAACAGATGTTGCCGGGCCCTCATCGCCAGCTAGCAATTACGACGACAAGGACCTCAAATTTGCCAATGGAGATGTGCGAGCAGATGGTCTGTTCAGCAACTTACTTTGGCcatgtggtggtggtgatggttaTGGAGGGAATTTTTTgatggggaggaagaagaacagaggTGTCTTGGCCGCCTCTGCATTCTCCTCCAAGCTAGAAAGGGGACGTTTGTTTGGGGGAATAAGGGGGGGGAGCGGAGGAGCTTCACCAATGGGTGAGGAGCCATTAAAGACGGACATGCAGGACCGCTTGACGGGAATAGCTATACGTCGTAATCCGGTGCTTCTCGTTCTGGATGCATGTCTGGCTCACCGCATGGTTAGGAGACGTTAAACCTCGTACTCCTCTATAATGGAATGGTGGAGACCTCCAATCCTTTTTTAGAAAATCTTTTCTTCCCATCTTCAAATACCAGTGGAAAAATACATAGTACAGGGACCGTGTGTTGCTATGGACGTAAGCATAGCCCGTGATGATATATTGTTGGATGAATCTTCGTTGATCCCCTTTCAGACTGATTTCACTTAAATGTACAGCATAAGTGCTCGATGCCCTTTCAGACCGATTTCattcaaaataatttgaaaTGTAGAGCAAAAGTGCATAACGTATTGAGAGCAAAAGTAGGAATGTGAATGAGTGTTGGTATCCTTCCCCAAAAAACATGAGCGTAGGTGCTCAAAATGTAGAGTGCTGTGTTTAGACAAAATCACAACTGCTGATGGCAGTTGCTCATGTTATGCTAAGTTTTTCCTAACAAAATCAACATTCAGTTggtgccaaaaaaaaaagttgaaacGATACATGTGCGTCTTTTGTACGAGCGTGACTtgtgggaaaaaaaagatatttgTGTCTgatgtaaaaaagaaaaattcctAGTTTGAATTActagttcattttttccaTAATAAAAACTTGCAAGAGCACAAAGTAAGCGCGGGGGCATATGTGTAAATAAAAACTTGATTTTCTTTGGTTTATAAGCATTTAAAAACTTGATTTTCTTTGGTTTATaagcatttaaaaaaatattactgCTCATCCGAGACCATTTGCTCCTGATCAATGGCAAAACACCGCATTCAAAAATATAGAATATAGACGTCGTATTGGCGTCTGAAGCGACTTAGCGACATGAATTGGCCAAACCACACGGTGCCACCTCAAGTATATGCCTCTTTTTTTACAGCCACACACATGTCCCCTCCTtcatttaatatattttttttaattatgaCTTGCCTAATTAactaagagaaaaaagagagagaaggccAAACATGTGAAAGGAGGGTGCAAATCCTTGGGGTGCCGGGGTGGCCACCGCGTTACATGAAGTGGGATCTTTCTTAGATCAAATATAGATGTGCTCCCGGAGATGCTCTTCCCGTGTGTCGAAAATTACAAGTCAAGAGAAGCGCCAATCCCAGCAGCTTCCTTTCTGTAGATATATGTGTTTACACTTGCTACAAAAGACTTTCTGTAGTCTATCATTGATATCACTTGAGCAACCAACACAACCAAAAGATGAAAAACCTATTTACTGGGAAGGAGCAGTGGAGCATAGAGGATTATGCAATGTACGAAAAATAGAGGTCATTGGATTTGGAGCAAGCCTGAATCCATAGTCAAATGACAGCACTGTCTTACCAGACAGTAAATATAAGAAACTGTAACCGAAAGTCGCACAGCCTGAAACATTGGTAGATACATGCAACATACCATCTACCAATGGACTCGCCAAGGTACAACTAGCCACAAACATTACATTGCTCATTGATCATTCCAGGTTTCGTCCCCACCTTTGAGGTTTTGGCCAGCAAATTCAGTAGAAAACGCAACTTAAACCAAACAAAGTGCCTTCTGCACCTAAGGTGTTTCCTCTCTGCAGAACACAAAATGTGTACACTTACTGTCAACCAGTTCAATTTATGCATCAAACGGCAACCATAAAATGATTTTACTTCTTTCCATTGCCAGAAAAGAGCTTCTGCGCTGCACCATTCTTCCAAACGCTTCGCACAGGCAACCCAGTGTGTGGGCCTTGCGATTCCTGTTCTGGTCGTTCAGGGCTCACGTCACGGCGACTAAAGTCAAGCATAGCTAGTGAGCTATCACCTAATCGAGCTCTGAGAAACTTTGACGTTTTCTTTGATTGTCGACTGCTGTTACTGCTGCTGCCTTTCCCTCCCTTCACCACATCGCTGACGGCACCAGGATCACCATCTAGACCCATATCTGTACTAGATGATGACCCGCCAGCTAATAGTGGGGTCTTTCCCTTGGAAGATCGATACCCATCTTTGGAAAGCACCACAGCCTCTCCTTCCTGAGCCTTGTTATTTGATTGATGCTTCCTCACAGTTTCCAAAAAACTATCTGCTAGCGAATTACTTGCATCCTTGGCATCAATCGTTTCTGAGACATCATGAGTTTTTCCCTTCCCCTTCTTTTTAGGCTTGTTCTCTTTCAACGTACTGGTTTCACCAGTGCCATTTTCGTTGAGGCTTCTAAAGCGCATATTGGTGTAATAGGCATCAAGAAGTTCCTTCTGCTTCCAAGGATCAGGTAACAACCTAGCCATTTCAGGGACAAGATGTGATATACCAAATTGCTCAACATAGGAAAGATACTCTGGAGTATCAATGGCACCTTGGCGGTATTCGCCAGCAATTTCTCTAAATGCAGCGTACCTATCCGCATCCATTCCTAAAGCAGCACGCATTCTGTCAACCAGGGATTTATTGGCGGCACGAACATCCTCCACAATAGGCGAAGTTTGGCTGATTTGTGGTGGCAGTTGGTTTTTATTGGCGTAAGGTGTACTTGATGATGTCTGGCCAAAGGACGCACCAGAAACAAGATTAAGGGTAGAAACAGAGTGTGTCATCTTGTTTGAACCTCCAAGCTTCCATGCTGAACTGCTGGAGGCAGGTGGCGTGAGCCCATTTTCTCTTGTTGATCCCATCCGAAGTTGAGAAGAACCAGAGAGTAGCCCCTGATCAGGTGGAGGCCATGTCTGGGTCGAACTTGAAACATGAGGTACTATTTCAGGATTTTCAGAGGGGCGAGGCCGAGAAGAATTGAGTACTTTCACAGTGCCCATACTACGTTGTTGAAGCCTTGAAGCAAGTGTGTTCTTAGCGAGATTTTGTAGTCCCTGTTGCGTTGAAGCAGCACCCCTGTTGTTACTCGACCCCGGTAATGGAGGGAATAATGATTCGTCACCAAGCCTCGCAGAACCCCTTGAACTCTGATTAACGGCCAGAGCATACCTTGATGGCTGCTCCGAAAGGGGAGGAAAGGAAGTTTCGTCAGGAACAGAGTCCATCCTAGCATCAGGGATATCCTGGTCTTGAAGTGGAGGAAAAGACAACTGTTCGAGTACACGATCATTCCCAGTGCTTCGGCCAGTTTCTGCTCGCCCAGAATTAGAACTGACACTTAATGAATGCAAGGGCCCTGTCACACTATCAACTCGATTTCCAAGGCCATGGTCCACAGTTGCACTGCCATCCCACAGAGCAAATGAGATATCCCTATCAGGTCTGCCGTGAGCACTACGGCCCCTACCTCTGCCACGCCTTTGATCCTGCTCATTCCTTTGATATATAAAACTGGTAGGTATCTGACAAATgccaaattaaaaaattagTCTAAAACACAATGAATAGAAATTACAGACGACAGAAGATTCAAACTAATTCGATGCATTCTTTAAATAAAAGAGGGAGCTAGAGCGCAAAAAGAAAGTCAGGAAGAAAGGATTCTTAAGATCATGAACACACCTGAAGTGCAGCATTCCTCTGAGCACGAGACATTCGCCCTCCATGCTCCATAGCATTATGTCTCTGTAGAAATAAATTGGCAAGCTAGTAAGAACACAAGAAACCAAATCGCATATCCGCTTAACAGTTAACAAGCAGATAGTACTAAACTAATACTAAAAAACCAACAGCTTGCAAACTTGCCTTGAACTCTGATTCACTCTGGAAGACGGTAAACTTCTTTGCCAAACATGCTTCATCTTCACATAGAAAATGATCCTTACGAAAATGCATCTGAATTGAATTAACAAGAAATGGACATTAGAATGATATCAAAAACGTAATTAGAACTGTAACACGGGCAAGCAAGCGGCACAGACGGCTCGAAATATAGACATAAAAAACAACTTGGAGAATCTACATGAGCAATTTAGGACAAAACCCACAAAAATACCTCTAAATCATCATAATTACGGAAATAATCGTACTGTCCAGGATGCTGCCTGTAAGCAATCAGAATGTCAGCACATATCATAAGTTTGTAACAACGATTTTAGGCAAGGACAAATCGCATAATACCTTTGACATATGTGGCACGAAAAGTGTTCTCTGGACATATGTGTGTAAAGCTCATTGTCTCCATAAAATGCATTTCTGCAAAATTCACACATTGGGTGTCCTGCAAAACCACTGCGTTCACCCTCAGACCCGTCCACCTCAGAGTCACCAGTTTTTGTATGCTGAGTTAACTGTGCCCTTGTATAAAGCTTCTGCTCACAAATGAATACCTGTTCAACACATCAACTAGTTCAGCAAACAACAATCCCAAGAGAAATTACGTAGCATTAAGATTCTATTCAAAATATCTAATTAAGGGTTCACAAAATTAGACAAGATAACCAGTACAGCAGTTACAAGTCCTCTATCTCCAGCGCTAGGAATTGCTGCTGCCACATGACCTCCGCAGCCACGGACTGCTTCTGCCAGCAAATCTACATTCTGCAGAGCTGACTGGTTCTCCACCTATGCTAACTAACCTAATAGGATGAAATGCTGCTGATTTCATATGAATGTTCATACATAAATTCTATACCTAACGAGTACAGGTTGATTTCCGTACAATAACTACAGGATGAGGGGGGCAATTGAGCAGCGGCCAATGAGTTCTACAACCTTTGAAGGTCTAATCTTGAGTCGTAATGATCTTGAGTCATAACACAAAGCAACATTACTATATGGTGAAAATCAACAAGTAGTAATGAAAACTTCTCTGAGCCTTACAATGTACTTGCAAAACTACAGCAATAATATCAGTGACTATGTACCATAAATTCCTGATCTTTACTGGGTTGAAGATACATGAAGTGAAGGGGCTACAGAGAACACGGTAAAACAACACATTGACTTGAAGATACATCAGTTAGACAAGGTACTATTTTCATGCTGAATTTGCTAATGAAGTAGGAAACCATGAAATAAATACAAAATAATAACTCTATTTAGTGCTTCTGTAATATAAAGTTTACTATAGGATGGAAAAAGAGCACATTATGTGGTCGAGATATTCACCTTTCTCCCCTCCAAGCAAAGGTTGCACATGAATAACCTGTGCTGATGAAACAGATGTCCCTTTAGCTGTTCAATGCTCCTGAACCTGCTTCTGCGCTTTGCTTGTGCTGCCTGACCAACCTGATCCTCAGCTTTCTCACATACACTACAAGAAAGCCGGCACATTGCCCTTATCATTTTATAATGATCAGCATCATCAAAGTATGCCTTTGTATCCTCATGGTACCAGTATTCCCCCACCTTCCCCTCGTTCGCCCCAGAGGGAAAAACAGAGAAATCGGTGATCACTCTTGTGTAATCGCCCATGGCCTATTAAATGGAATAAGAGATGAAAATGTAATCCTCTTAGGTTGTGAACAAAGCATTCAAATACTTGTCAAAAAAGATATCAGTTCACTTTTCCGTGGTATGCACAGGTTAGAATGCTGGACACCTCAATCATGATAAGCACAAACCTTTCATACAGGTACAACTTATTTCTATGTTCTCAAAATTCACGATGTATAACTCATCAGGCAAAATAATTAGATTACGAGACAAACTTCTTTGTAGTGAAAACAGTACAAAAAAAGGGACACTAGCTCATCTACTAATGTCACTAAATTACTCTAATTAATGAAATTCGCAACATCTCTAGCTCTGTTGTACCCCAAATGCACTTAATTTGCAAGGCACATGCAAAAGGATATTTCACTAGCCTTGAGGCAACAATAAATATCTTGGAATGCCATGTATCACAAGAAAAATAGAGAAATCATGGTATTCAGTTAACTCAGACGCAAATCTCCAACCACTCAATCGTTCAGCACTATAATAAATCAAATTTACAAATAGCAAAACATCTTCTCGTTTAATAAACCAAATGAAAGACAAATAGTCTGAATCCCGACTTTCCGGTCACGAATCCATACAATGACCTAAACTAGGCTCGTCAGGAAACAAGGCATCCAATCCATCATGTTGTCGTGCAATTACAAAATCTTTCATCGTCCAAACGGTAAAACAGTACACACCCACCATCTAAATAATTATAAAGGATTCATATTAATGAACAcaccgaaaccctagccaaTTAACGACACTAAGATCCACCGCTGCGCACATGCCACGGATCAACGGGGAAAAGAATCGAGGCAAACCGTAGCGACGAACCTTCGTGACAAAGACGGTGTCCGATTCGGTCTTGCAGATGCAGCATCGAGGGTCCTCGAGCACGAAGCGAATGCGGATGATGCAGGTCGAGCACACCTCGCGATGCCCGCATGGCCCGTAAGCGACCCACTCCAGCGCCTCCGCGCACACCGCGCAGCTGTCATCCATCTCAGCAGGCGGCTGAGATCCGTAGCAGGCTAGCTGGTGAAGAGGGGCCGGCGTaggcggcacggcggcggcggactggGAGgggttttttttgttcttctttttctgagGCAGCGAGGGTTAGGGtggggaggaagacgagaagGCTCGGGACGGCGACGCGGTTTATTTTTCCACGGGCTCGCGTTTGGTGACAGCGCCCGGTTGCCGCCGAGAAAACCCCGCTCTCGCCCTTTATGTTGTACGACCGGTTGGTCCGTACCGGTAACAGGACCCAAAGTTGACACGAAACGTACTCCGATGACAAATAGGAGTAGAGAAGATAAGAGGTCTCTTAAAAAAAGTCATCGTTAATTATTACTCTCTCGGATCCATATTAATTTAAATGatttttagatatagatacatccatatttgacaaatttgaaacaattaatatggatcggaggtgtattattttttaaaagttAACAGTAAAGGTCAGATTATAATCATTCATAAACTGGTTCGTCACGCAAGAAATCAAGATTTCATTGATCAAAAAAGAGATACATTAGGAACATCCGCAAGAGGATCGTTCCCAAACCAGCAACCAGTCCGTTGGCTAGACCTGGCAAAGCTAGTTAGGTCATGACTATCACAGTTCTGAGATCTATGAATTTTAACGAAACTAATCTCCCTCGGTGAGGCCACAAGACGCCGGGTGGATCTGATCGCAGAGAAAAGGGCTGCACCCGTGTTGTCTCGGAGAATCATTCCAGCTCCAGCCATCCCTGTCTCCTGGACAAAGTTTCCATCCGTGAGTTTTACCCAGCCCTCAATCGGAGGTTTCCATGGTAGTGGCTCCTGTACAACACGTGGGGCTCGTCGTAGGCTTAGCGGAATGACAACCTGCTTCCCTTTGCACAGATCCATGGATGGGGACTATTTAATGGCAATTAGGGAGTCAACGTAGCTCTGCAGAAACCGCTGCGACGCAGCGACCGCCGGCGGCATTTTCCCATGTGTTAGCTCATTATGCACATACCAGACACGCCACATGAGCATGAGGATCATGATGCGCTGGACGGCAGACGATCGATCAAGCATCTAGAATAACCAGTCAGGCTGAGCACCTTCAGCAAGGGAGACCGCCGGCAAGTTCCAACATTCAGACATGGCAGTCCAAAGTTGACGCGCATGGAAATAGGTGCAGAGGCAGTGGAACGCATCCTCATCCCCGTGGCCACAGATAGTGCATGTGCCTAAAATCTCCATCTTGCGCTTCTTCTTATTAACTTGTGTAGCAAGGCTATCAATTACCACATTCCATGCGAATATGCGAACCTTCTGCGACATAGCACACTTCCAAATAAGCTCCCAGCCGGGATGCGAGCCGTCCGGATGCGAACTCGTCGCCATATCATTGCCCTCCTGACTCTGAAGCTGCAAACCAAGTTTATAGGCACTACGAACGGAGAAAATGCCCGACTTTTCCATGTTCCAAGCTTGAAAATCCTCCTCCACATGAACCGTCGGTCTGATTTTCAGGATTGCATGCACATCCACCGGCAGGAACCAGCGTTCTAGTTCATCCACCTTCCGGGTGCCCGCTTCAGTGATGAAATCAGCGACCCAACACATACGGAAGAGACCTTGGGCTCCGATTGGTTTCAGGTGCAGCTCTCTCGGGATCCAATTGTCACGCCAGACTCTGATCTTGGTGCCACGTCCAACACGCCAAATGATGCCATGTTTCAAGAGATCCAGCCCATAGCTAATAGCCTGCCATGTTGATGAGGCATTCCTTGTGAACACTATATCCACCAGGTTGCCGTCCGGGTAATAATGTGCTTTAAGCACCGGGGCGCAGAGGCTGTTCGGAAACTCAAGTAAACGCCAAGCCTGG
The Brachypodium distachyon strain Bd21 chromosome 2, Brachypodium_distachyon_v3.0, whole genome shotgun sequence genome window above contains:
- the LOC100834912 gene encoding E3 ubiquitin-protein ligase hel2, with the protein product MDDSCAVCAEALEWVAYGPCGHREVCSTCIIRIRFVLEDPRCCICKTESDTVFVTKAMGDYTRVITDFSVFPSGANEGKVGEYWYHEDTKAYFDDADHYKMIRAMCRLSCSVCEKAEDQVGQAAQAKRRSRFRSIEQLKGHLFHQHRLFMCNLCLEGRKVFICEQKLYTRAQLTQHTKTGDSEVDGSEGERSGFAGHPMCEFCRNAFYGDNELYTHMSREHFSCHICQRQHPGQYDYFRNYDDLEMHFRKDHFLCEDEACLAKKFTVFQSESEFKRHNAMEHGGRMSRAQRNAALQIPTSFIYQRNEQDQRRGRGRGRSAHGRPDRDISFALWDGSATVDHGLGNRVDSVTGPLHSLSVSSNSGRAETGRSTGNDRVLEQLSFPPLQDQDIPDARMDSVPDETSFPPLSEQPSRYALAVNQSSRGSARLGDESLFPPLPGSSNNRGAASTQQGLQNLAKNTLASRLQQRSMGTVKVLNSSRPRPSENPEIVPHVSSSTQTWPPPDQGLLSGSSQLRMGSTRENGLTPPASSSSAWKLGGSNKMTHSVSTLNLVSGASFGQTSSSTPYANKNQLPPQISQTSPIVEDVRAANKSLVDRMRAALGMDADRYAAFREIAGEYRQGAIDTPEYLSYVEQFGISHLVPEMARLLPDPWKQKELLDAYYTNMRFRSLNENGTGETSTLKENKPKKKGKGKTHDVSETIDAKDASNSLADSFLETVRKHQSNNKAQEGEAVVLSKDGYRSSKGKTPLLAGGSSSSTDMGLDGDPGAVSDVVKGGKGSSSNSSRQSKKTSKFLRARLGDSSLAMLDFSRRDVSPERPEQESQGPHTGLPVRSVWKNGAAQKLFSGNGKK
- the LOC100834311 gene encoding receptor-like protein kinase ANXUR1, whose product is MRARQHLFLAELLLVISWVLLFCDAEKYEPTETILVDCGSEKDGQDAQGRKWVMDKDSKWLGDGGKSSMMAAADAQDPSLPSPVPYMSARVFTKEAVYTFPVADADRHWVRLHFYPAAYHDLPAEQFFFSVSTASGITLLRNFSVYITVKALSQAYIVREFTLPPSTTGSISLKFTPTAMNNASYAFVNGIEIISMPNIFAEPATLVGLDSQTVDLAAGSLQTMYRLNVGGAYVASTNDSGLSREWFDDTPYIYGAATGVTFEPNDTFPIKYPSPEGEFAAPADVYITSRSMGPDGRVNKNNNLTWVFEVDANFTYVLRLHFCGLRVDKVNQVVFDIYINNKTAQDNADIIGWSSAKDVPVFKDYAVFMPDMPGDKILWLALHPDVDSKPQFFDAILNGLEIFKMSDGSGNLAGPNPDPSKMLMESEVEQGKFRAKPSNLQATLIGGAAGGAAALGIVAAICLVVYQTKKNRALSSSPSHSSGWLPVYGGNSHTNASSGSRSAALNPNITAMCRHFSFPEIKSATKNFDEGLVIGVGGFGKVYKGVVDGDTKVAIKRSNPSSEQGVMEFQTEIEMLSKLRHKHLVSLIGCCEDDGEMILVYDYMAHGTLREHLYKSGKPPLLWKQRLEIVIGAARGLHYLHTGAKYTIIHRDVKTTNILVDEKWVAKVSDFGLSKTGPTAQNQSHVSTMVKGSFGYLDPEYFRRQQLTEKSDVYSFGVVLFEVLCARPALNPSLPREQVSLADHALSCQRKGTLQDIVDPLLKGKIAPDCMKKFAETAEKCLADHGVDRPSMGDVLWNLEFALQMQETFENGGKPEGGDSVGSSSSGSTPPSMADSMAANAAALSLICEDMDEEDIANSVVLSQLVRPTGR